The stretch of DNA CGTTGATATTCATGATCACCGCCGAGGGATTGACCATATTCACACGGCTGGCAAAGACTTCCCTCTCTGCCTGAGAAACGATGTCTCCCTTTGTAATAACAACAATGTCTGCCGACTTGAGCATGGGACCGATCTTCTTGGGTGTGTTGATTCCACTGAGATTATCTATGACACAGATGGCCTTGATGTCCTTGATATAGGGAGAACAGCGGTTGCAGAGCCCGGCGGACTCGGAAATAAGAACATCGAATCCTTCCCGGATACCCCACTGAGTCACCTCTTCCACATTGCTTACAAAGTAATGGTCAGGGCAGAGAGCTCCGGAAAGTCCCTTCTTGACGGGAATCCCCGCCTTTTCATACAGGACATCATCATCAGTATAGAGACAGTCGAATTTAGCGACTCCCACTTTCAATCCCCGCTGCTTCAGAGAGTCAATTGTTTTCAGAATAACTGAGGTCTTCCCCGACGATGGAGGACCCGATACAGTGACTAGATTCATACGGCCTCCCGTGTCAGATCGACAGCATCATTAAAGATGGTTTCACAGTGTGTGATCAGAGTGGCAATATCCTGAGAGTAGTTATAATCCCAACCCAGCCACATAAACTTTTTATCATTATCAATTTGGTTGTCTACATCGGGATGTACAGAAGGAAAGAGACCGCTATGCGCCAGGACTTCTCCGACCTTCTTTGAGGCAAAAAAATCAATAACCGGCTGCAGTTTTTCGATCTTCTGCTTTTTAGACAGCATGAAGATAGGGCTGATAATGGCACCATCCGAGGGCCAGACAGCCGCCATCCCGCCTCCTTCCCTGACCATTTTGGTAAAGAAATAGGGCATAATGGTCACAATGGGTTTGGTATTCTTACTCCGATTACTCTTGACCATCTGAGAGGGGTGCATGGCTGTCAGCAGGCTCCGTCCCAACTTCCTGACTCCTTCATCTCCATAGTGTTTATGAATATTCAACAGGATGGCATTGAAGAGGTCAAAATCTCCCACAGGAAGAGACACACGTTTTTCAAATTCAGGAGCCAGTACATCTTCCCAGCTCTGTGGAACGGGCCGGTCTCCCAGCTCATCTGTATTGATCAGAAAAACAGCAGGAACCACTCCGATCATTCCGTAGTGACCTCGGGGATCCTTCAGATTCAGATCTTCAAATAGAGGATTAAAGGTACCAAGCCCTGTCGTATCTTCAAAAACGCCGGCTTTTTTAAACTTTCCTATCTTCTCTTCATCAAAAAACATGTCGAAACCGGCTGAGATAAACAGGTCAGGCAGCTTGTCAGGGTCTTCAACACCGTCGATATTCTCCTGTACCCAGTCCAGTCCCATAGAAGCGGCTTTCAATTCATGGTTGATATGAATGGCATGACTCTTTTTATAGGATTCATTGAACTCGTTGAACTGCTCTAGGAGGGGCAAACGAACGGGACAGGGAAGAAGGCCGACAACATTCAGAGCCTCCTCATCGTCTTTCTTTTCGGACTGATTCAGAGTCGCATCCACACTGCCATTGTGCTGTTCAATGGCTTCGTTCAATAATTTACTGAAAATTTTGAGGTCCAGCTGTTTGAGCATCAGGGCCGATGCGAGGCTTATCGTTTTAGCAAATTTTTCCCGTTTGTCCTTATCACTCATCTGGGGAAATCCATTGGAAACAAAGACTGGAATGGTTTCGGGATAATCCTCGATGATTTTGTATAGGCTATCTTCAGAATGGAAGCTTTTCATATGATCTCCTTGCTACCGAGGCTCTGTAGAGCCTTGGTGACTTTCTTGCTCGAGGCCTAAGGGCCTTATACTACCGAGGCTCTGTAGAGCCCTATACTACCAAGCCTCTGTAGAGGCTCGGTGCCTTTCTCGCTCGAGGCCTAAGGGTGCTCAGGGCCTAAGGGCCTTGTTCTACCGAGGCTCTGTAGAGCCTTGGTGACTTTCTTGCTCAGGCCTAAGGGTGTGCCTCTGATGTGGTAAATTGGCTCAGTTTTATATTTTCAAAAGTTTTTAATATTTCCCGGTTGATATGATTGAGCTTCTGATCAAAAAGGCAGGTTGAAAATCCGCAATCCTGATAGCCCAGGGGGCAATC from Oceanispirochaeta sp. encodes:
- a CDS encoding ABC transporter substrate-binding protein, with amino-acid sequence MKSFHSEDSLYKIIEDYPETIPVFVSNGFPQMSDKDKREKFAKTISLASALMLKQLDLKIFSKLLNEAIEQHNGSVDATLNQSEKKDDEEALNVVGLLPCPVRLPLLEQFNEFNESYKKSHAIHINHELKAASMGLDWVQENIDGVEDPDKLPDLFISAGFDMFFDEEKIGKFKKAGVFEDTTGLGTFNPLFEDLNLKDPRGHYGMIGVVPAVFLINTDELGDRPVPQSWEDVLAPEFEKRVSLPVGDFDLFNAILLNIHKHYGDEGVRKLGRSLLTAMHPSQMVKSNRSKNTKPIVTIMPYFFTKMVREGGGMAAVWPSDGAIISPIFMLSKKQKIEKLQPVIDFFASKKVGEVLAHSGLFPSVHPDVDNQIDNDKKFMWLGWDYNYSQDIATLITHCETIFNDAVDLTREAV
- a CDS encoding GTP-binding protein; this translates as MNLVTVSGPPSSGKTSVILKTIDSLKQRGLKVGVAKFDCLYTDDDVLYEKAGIPVKKGLSGALCPDHYFVSNVEEVTQWGIREGFDVLISESAGLCNRCSPYIKDIKAICVIDNLSGINTPKKIGPMLKSADIVVITKGDIVSQAEREVFASRVNMVNPSAVIMNIN